The following are encoded in a window of Prochlorococcus marinus CUG1417 genomic DNA:
- the pgeF gene encoding peptidoglycan editing factor PgeF, with protein sequence MSYKEINFSKAEIFIQNKKFEYYSSPILSDNNFKHAYFTKSSSEKFLQLLGNHFNENYINCVSNQIHSDVIVFGSHSQEGNKTDADCLFGNKYNQNLWVYTADCMPIFFADKRTRNVAALHCGRKGLEKKIIKNLVKIFDNFGTSKDDLLVAIGPAISEEHYLVDKLTLKEFYRKAENINIKINLTKTEKDLCFSDSNHFKEQYLNQLNLKRSAYRQLVNENIPNTNINISNLCTYKLKNEFNSWRRSKTISRQWNFICS encoded by the coding sequence ATATCTTATAAAGAAATAAATTTCTCAAAAGCTGAAATTTTTATTCAAAACAAGAAATTTGAGTATTATTCATCACCTATCCTGAGTGATAATAATTTCAAACATGCATACTTTACGAAGTCTAGCTCTGAGAAATTTCTGCAATTATTAGGGAATCACTTTAATGAAAATTATATAAATTGTGTTTCCAATCAAATTCACAGTGATGTGATAGTGTTTGGATCACATTCGCAAGAAGGGAATAAGACTGATGCAGATTGTCTTTTCGGTAATAAATACAATCAAAACTTATGGGTTTATACCGCTGATTGCATGCCAATATTTTTTGCAGATAAAAGGACAAGAAATGTTGCAGCCTTGCATTGTGGAAGAAAGGGTTTAGAAAAAAAAATAATAAAAAATCTTGTTAAAATTTTCGATAATTTTGGGACATCTAAAGATGACTTACTTGTTGCGATAGGGCCAGCGATTTCAGAGGAACATTATCTAGTTGATAAATTGACACTCAAGGAATTTTATAGAAAGGCAGAAAACATAAACATAAAAATCAATTTAACTAAAACTGAAAAAGATCTTTGTTTTAGTGATTCAAATCACTTCAAAGAGCAATACTTAAATCAACTTAATCTTAAAAGATCTGCCTATAGACAACTTGTAAATGAAAATATCCCTAATACAAATATAAACATCTCCAATTTATGCACATACAAATTAAAAAATGAATTTAATTCCTGGAGAAGGAGCAAAACAATCTCGAGGCAATGGAATTTTATCTGTTCATAG
- a CDS encoding Tab2 family RNA-binding protein, whose protein sequence is MNINKKMESSLKLKISDWELDFYSRPIIESNGKKRWELIICSTKNFKTEDIFLWNKKCPANEVNSVWLTKALNEAISEAKKQGWAKPSIVRFWRSSMKSIIKKSLEAVSIDALVSRRTYDLFDRIEFLEKDIYPNEKGYVRGVLAPTFTSKMETPPQPLPEAVRGDALTISEISIGELKSAQNWPMEFGDIFPINQDLDDNYLVPGLRLFSKDRSLALSAWFSCLEPIKLVINKNQLILEASENDKWLVTDLPEKDANILSTKFLENKKNSFGYQFIAIQSTPYIEKFAGFWILRDIELIS, encoded by the coding sequence ATGAACATCAATAAAAAAATGGAGTCAAGTCTTAAATTAAAAATTTCAGATTGGGAATTAGACTTTTACTCAAGACCAATTATTGAATCAAATGGAAAAAAAAGGTGGGAGTTAATTATTTGCTCTACAAAGAATTTTAAGACAGAAGATATTTTTCTTTGGAATAAAAAATGTCCTGCCAATGAAGTTAATTCAGTATGGCTTACAAAGGCACTAAATGAAGCAATAAGTGAAGCAAAAAAACAAGGGTGGGCGAAACCTTCAATAGTTCGATTCTGGAGGTCTTCAATGAAATCGATCATTAAGAAATCTCTAGAGGCCGTAAGTATTGATGCTCTTGTAAGTAGGAGAACTTACGATTTATTCGATAGAATCGAATTTCTCGAAAAAGATATTTATCCAAATGAAAAAGGTTATGTAAGAGGTGTATTAGCTCCTACTTTTACTTCAAAAATGGAAACCCCTCCTCAACCTTTACCAGAAGCAGTGAGAGGTGATGCTTTAACTATCTCTGAAATATCAATTGGCGAATTAAAATCAGCACAAAATTGGCCTATGGAATTTGGAGATATTTTCCCAATTAATCAAGATTTAGATGATAATTATTTAGTACCAGGATTAAGACTTTTTAGCAAAGATAGATCATTAGCACTTTCTGCATGGTTCAGTTGCTTAGAACCTATTAAATTAGTCATCAATAAGAACCAACTCATACTTGAAGCATCAGAAAACGATAAGTGGCTCGTTACAGATTTGCCAGAAAAAGATGCAAACATATTGAGCACAAAGTTTTTAGAGAATAAAAAAAATTCTTTTGGTTATCAATTTATTGCCATACAGTCAACGCCATATATCGAAAAATTTGCAGGATTCTGGATCTTGAGAGATATTGAATTAATTTCATAA
- a CDS encoding S1 RNA-binding domain-containing protein, whose translation MGVSNKNAQDNIQPKGNKKPLQVLRISKRDTQKKSQEKDNKQTNLQEEIKKENIAIKPQIIKDDPVKEIVDSNENNEASDISQQDLNRPLNFSEQNTDFQLERTVDEFDFDENAFLEALNANEPIGATGETITGKVIAVESDGLYVDIGGKAPGYMPKKECGLGVITNFKEKFSIGLEMEVLVIKEQNADGMVTVSARALILRQSWEKVSSSAKNGELIDVLINGFNRGGLTCDVDGLRGFIPRSQLEDGQDYQSFVGKTLKVAFLEVNPESRKLVLSEKKASLVSKLTSLEVGQLIEGEVLAVKPYGFFIELGGASGLLHQSSLTNGSIRSLREVFREGEIIKALISEIDLEKGRIGLNTALLENSAGELIIDKQKVMQEATERALKTKALFDKKEQDK comes from the coding sequence ATGGGAGTCAGTAATAAAAATGCCCAAGATAATATCCAACCAAAGGGCAATAAAAAACCTCTTCAGGTACTTCGCATAAGCAAGAGAGATACTCAAAAAAAGTCTCAAGAAAAAGATAATAAACAAACCAATTTGCAAGAAGAAATTAAAAAAGAGAATATCGCAATCAAACCTCAAATAATTAAAGATGATCCAGTAAAAGAAATTGTGGACAGTAATGAAAACAATGAGGCTTCTGATATTTCTCAACAAGACCTAAATAGACCCCTTAATTTTTCTGAGCAAAACACAGATTTTCAATTAGAAAGAACAGTTGATGAATTCGATTTTGACGAAAATGCTTTTTTGGAGGCTTTAAATGCAAATGAGCCAATTGGGGCCACAGGAGAAACAATTACAGGGAAGGTTATAGCAGTCGAAAGTGATGGACTATATGTTGACATTGGTGGGAAAGCGCCTGGTTATATGCCCAAAAAAGAGTGTGGTTTGGGCGTCATAACTAACTTTAAAGAAAAGTTTTCTATAGGTCTTGAAATGGAAGTTTTGGTTATTAAAGAACAAAATGCTGATGGGATGGTAACTGTGAGCGCTAGGGCATTAATTCTCAGACAAAGTTGGGAAAAAGTATCAAGTTCTGCAAAAAATGGAGAATTAATTGACGTTTTAATTAATGGATTTAATAGAGGTGGGCTTACATGTGATGTGGATGGATTGAGAGGATTCATCCCAAGATCCCAGCTTGAAGATGGTCAAGATTATCAATCTTTTGTGGGAAAAACTCTAAAAGTAGCATTTCTTGAGGTGAATCCAGAGTCCAGAAAATTAGTTCTCTCTGAAAAGAAAGCATCATTAGTTTCTAAACTTACAAGTCTAGAAGTAGGTCAATTAATTGAAGGAGAAGTTTTAGCTGTAAAACCATATGGCTTTTTTATTGAATTAGGTGGAGCTAGTGGACTTCTACATCAATCCTCATTAACAAATGGATCGATTCGTTCTTTAAGAGAAGTTTTTAGAGAAGGGGAAATTATAAAAGCTTTAATATCTGAAATTGACCTCGAAAAAGGTCGCATTGGTCTCAATACAGCACTCCTAGAAAACTCAGCGGGAGAATTAATTATTGATAAGCAAAAAGTTATGCAAGAAGCCACAGAGAGAGCACTAAAAACTAAAGCCCTCTTCGACAAAAAAGAACAAGATAAATGA
- a CDS encoding creatininase family protein — protein sequence MNFKPIPNKFEYLNWQEVESVAKNKRSTVIWPFGAVEQHGPHLPLATDSIFVDEIISEVFKLLPADIPLKKLPTQYIGFSPEHKGFAGTISLTSNLITLMIKEVGGQLSEMGFKRLILINGHGGQISLLNTAARELRSFAPEMAVFPCFLWSGVIGLSELLTKTEIQDGLHASLAETSLMLALKPELVGDERPNEGMKGQIPEGWSLEGNAPTAWLTDDFSKSGVIGDSRGANESLGKNLKELLINHWFKLIMNLMQSDWPNNS from the coding sequence ATGAACTTTAAACCAATACCTAATAAATTTGAATACTTAAATTGGCAAGAAGTTGAGAGTGTTGCAAAAAACAAAAGATCAACAGTGATTTGGCCATTCGGAGCTGTTGAGCAACATGGGCCGCATTTGCCTCTTGCTACAGATAGTATTTTTGTTGATGAAATTATTAGTGAAGTTTTTAAATTACTCCCTGCCGATATTCCATTAAAAAAACTGCCCACTCAATATATTGGTTTTTCTCCGGAACATAAGGGTTTTGCCGGGACAATTTCACTGACCTCAAATTTAATAACATTAATGATTAAAGAAGTTGGAGGTCAGTTATCTGAAATGGGTTTTAAAAGATTGATATTGATTAATGGACATGGCGGTCAAATTTCACTACTAAATACAGCTGCAAGAGAGCTAAGGAGTTTCGCACCCGAGATGGCAGTTTTCCCTTGTTTCTTATGGAGTGGTGTTATTGGATTAAGTGAATTGTTAACAAAAACTGAAATCCAGGATGGGCTTCATGCTTCTTTAGCTGAAACAAGTTTGATGCTCGCTTTGAAGCCAGAATTAGTAGGTGATGAACGCCCAAATGAGGGCATGAAAGGACAAATTCCAGAAGGCTGGAGTCTAGAAGGGAATGCGCCTACTGCTTGGCTTACTGACGACTTCAGTAAATCAGGTGTTATTGGAGATAGTAGAGGAGCAAATGAGTCTTTAGGAAAAAATTTAAAGGAATTATTGATTAATCATTGGTTCAAATTGATTATGAATCTGATGCAATCAGATTGGCCAAACAATTCTTAA
- a CDS encoding aldehyde oxygenase (deformylating), which produces MQTLESSKKTIEESINPISLDLPDFTTDSYKDAYSRINAIVIEGEQEAHDNYISIATLIPNELEELTKLARMEMKHKKGFTACGRNLGVVADMDFAKKFFSKLHGNFQVALEKGNLTTCLLIQAILIEAFAISAYNVYIRVADPFAKKITEGVVKDEYLHLNYGQEWLKENLSTCKEELMEANKVNLPLIKKMLDEVADDASVLAMDREELMEEFMIAYQDTLMEIGLDNREIARMAMAAIV; this is translated from the coding sequence ATGCAAACTCTAGAATCAAGTAAAAAAACTATTGAAGAATCGATTAATCCGATTTCTTTAGATTTACCCGACTTCACTACAGATTCTTACAAGGATGCATACAGCAGAATAAATGCAATTGTTATAGAGGGAGAGCAAGAGGCTCATGATAATTACATTTCAATAGCAACTTTAATTCCAAATGAGTTAGAGGAATTAACTAAATTGGCGAGAATGGAAATGAAGCATAAAAAAGGCTTTACTGCATGCGGAAGAAATTTAGGTGTAGTAGCTGATATGGATTTTGCTAAAAAATTCTTTTCTAAATTACATGGCAATTTTCAAGTTGCTCTTGAAAAAGGAAATTTAACTACATGTCTTTTAATACAAGCTATCTTAATTGAAGCATTTGCAATTTCTGCTTATAACGTATACATAAGAGTTGCGGATCCTTTTGCAAAAAAAATAACAGAGGGAGTGGTTAAAGATGAATATCTTCATTTAAATTACGGTCAAGAGTGGCTTAAAGAGAATCTATCAACTTGTAAAGAGGAATTAATGGAAGCTAATAAGGTTAATCTTCCATTAATTAAAAAGATGTTAGATGAAGTTGCAGATGACGCATCAGTTTTAGCTATGGATAGAGAAGAATTAATGGAAGAATTTATGATTGCTTATCAAGATACATTGATGGAAATAGGTCTAGATAATAGAGAAATCGCAAGAATGGCTATGGCAGCTATCGTCTAA
- a CDS encoding long-chain acyl-[acyl-carrier-protein] reductase codes for MFGLIGHSTSFEDAKRKASMLGFDHIADGDLDVWCTAPPQLVENVEVKSATGISIEGSYIDSCFVPEMLSRFKTARRKVLNAMELAQKKGINITALGGFTSIIFENFNLLQHKQIRNTSLEWERFTTGNTHTAWVICKQLEINAPRIGIDLKKATVAVIGATGDIGSAVCRWLINKTGISELLMVARQQEPLALLQKELDGGTITSLDEALPQADIVVWVASMPKTIEIDTDNLKKPCLMIDGGYPKNLDEKFQGENIYVLKGGIVEFFNDIGWNMMELAEMQNPQREMFACFAEAMILEFEKCHTNFSWGRNNISLEKMEFIGAASLKHGFSAIGLDKQPKVLTV; via the coding sequence ATGTTTGGGTTAATAGGCCACTCAACTAGTTTTGAAGATGCAAAAAGAAAAGCTTCGATGCTAGGCTTTGATCATATTGCTGATGGCGACTTGGATGTTTGGTGTACTGCTCCTCCTCAGCTTGTTGAAAATGTAGAAGTTAAAAGTGCAACTGGAATATCTATTGAAGGTTCTTATATAGATTCTTGCTTTGTTCCTGAAATGCTTTCTAGGTTTAAAACCGCTAGAAGAAAAGTACTAAATGCTATGGAACTAGCTCAGAAAAAAGGAATTAATATTACAGCTTTAGGAGGATTTACTTCTATTATTTTTGAGAATTTTAATCTTCTACAGCATAAACAAATTAGAAATACTTCATTAGAGTGGGAAAGGTTCACTACTGGTAATACTCATACCGCTTGGGTTATTTGTAAGCAGCTAGAAATAAATGCTCCTCGCATTGGGATAGACCTTAAAAAAGCAACTGTTGCTGTGATTGGTGCTACAGGTGATATTGGTAGCGCTGTTTGTAGGTGGCTTATCAATAAAACTGGGATTTCAGAACTTCTTATGGTGGCAAGACAACAAGAACCTCTAGCGCTGTTACAAAAAGAATTAGATGGTGGCACCATAACAAGTTTGGATGAGGCACTGCCTCAGGCGGACATTGTTGTGTGGGTTGCAAGTATGCCTAAAACTATTGAAATTGATACTGATAACTTAAAAAAACCATGTTTAATGATTGATGGTGGATACCCAAAAAATCTTGATGAGAAATTTCAAGGTGAAAATATTTATGTTTTAAAAGGAGGTATAGTAGAGTTTTTCAATGATATTGGTTGGAATATGATGGAACTTGCGGAAATGCAAAACCCTCAGCGAGAGATGTTTGCTTGCTTTGCAGAAGCTATGATTTTAGAATTTGAAAAGTGTCATACAAACTTTAGTTGGGGAAGAAATAACATTTCCCTTGAAAAGATGGAATTTATTGGAGCCGCTTCTTTAAAACATGGTTTTTCCGCAATTGGACTTGATAAGCAGCCTAAAGTATTAACTGTCTAA